DNA from Apostichopus japonicus isolate 1M-3 chromosome 15, ASM3797524v1, whole genome shotgun sequence:
TTGTGTCAATCATCGATGTGATAATAACAGGTTCGGTCTGAGAAACAAGAGAAGAGGAGACCTCCCAGGTCAGGGGTTAAGTGGTCCCTGAGTATCGTTTGTCACTATTATGCAACGTTTCATTCCTGAAGCGCCACACATAATAGCGGTATTATAAGCTATTTGTAGTTTATACGGAGTGCAAGTTTCCCCGTGTGTCCATCTCAACTTCGGAGCTCATTGCGTAGACATACGTGTATATAGACGCTGCATTGTTTGGGGGTATACACTGAGCTTGCCGACTCCGTGCTCAGCAAACTCCGACATGACTATGATATATGTTTATGGTTCGGTCAATTCCAGGCCGGGAACCACGTCGAATTGTTAGAATTTTGTTGATGTGGCCTGTTGGATAGGAAGCTAGACCTAGGCTGGAGAGAAAACTTCCACCGTCCGCAATGTTTATACTGCCTGAGGACTGTGCATCTCTGTGCAGGGGATTGTGGGTAAGTGAGATGAATAACCAAGTACTTCACTGAGATTTAAGCTGATCGTTTATAATTGAAGGTGGCTGGAAAATACGTTTTCAATTTCAATCTTTCTATTGACAGGTTTTGAAGTTCAGTTGTTAACCCTGTTTGCGTTTCTCTAGCGCGAGTATTTTCTCTCATGTAACCGTTTGAACgtcataggcctatatcatagatcgcataggcctatataatacagtacattCCATGTATAACGAAGTGCAAGGCTGTTTGCGGTATCGATTTCGAACAATGAAAGACTTGGGTGGGGAGAATTTATTAGTCAATTTCCCGTTGCACCCCGTATAAGGGCGACCATCACTCGTCGCTGATAATGTGAAAGCTGCACCTGCACGTGATAAAATGCACACTATGTCTTTTCTGACCATGATCACCTAAAGCTTGTTATACTGTTAGTTGTATCAGCAGGTAAGTGACATCAAATTCAATTGACCTTCTGTTACTGGACTACTCACGCTGGACGCGTATAATATGTTGTGTATGTGGGTGTGTGCGGGTGGTGTGtgtggttggggtgggggaaggggtcaGGGTTGAAGGAAGACATAGGTGGGCTTGAAAACGTGAGTGAAGAGGCAGATGATTTCTATAGTTTGTGATTGGGAGGTGCCTGGTGGCTAGGCCTATAGTGAACATTTTTAGATCATATCTAGGCTATTCAGCTTTGATCATGTGAACATTCTGAACGGGAAGTTGGAATGAGGCTCACTGCTCTCAATAATGGTTGAAAAGCATTTGATTACTTTACGTGATATTGTTTTCCATGGCAATAACAAGCTCAATATAGTTGCCATTTGAGAACTGCCTCACCAATGATAGAAGTTTGGAGGATAGGACACTTTTTTTGAACGGAGATGGTTGATATTTAGGATGAGGCCTAACCCAAATACCTTTTGCGAAGAGCTTGATGGAATCATGCCAATCCTCTCACCTCTATTCACACCCCTGTCCAGAGTCCTGTTGCTGGTGATCCTGATATTAAATTCATCACTATATATAATCGTTAGGCTTTTCCGTTTCCAGGGCTTTACAGAAGAGAGGAAGGTGGTTCTTTCTTGAGATTACGGCTCCTTCCGGTGGCTTTATCTGTGAGAGCAGGGGTTGCCGTTTCTTAGCTCTAGTGCGGTCAGGAGAAATCAATTGGCAATCCATTCTCAGCGAGAAAAAGAGCTGCCCATACAACCAGCAATTTCCTGCTTAAGAAGGGATAAGTCTTACATCGCTGGGAAACAGGCAAACTTTGAACTGGTATCTTTCAATTTGGCTAGGTGTCATTTCCTGTTGTGTTTGCATGAGTTCCACGTCAGCAGAGAGATAAAAAATGGCAGTAAATTAAGCCGCTAGGGTAACACTGTTTTGTCTTTACTAGTCTAATGGTAAATGCATAGGTACTCACTCGTGCGCCCGTAGATTGCAGCAGTTAGGTAACCTATAGTAGGCCTGCATTCAATATAAGTTATCCTCTTAACTATCATTTTAGTGACCTAAGCtttttacaccccccccccacctcgcCCTCGTCACCTTAAATAAGAAGGGGAAGACAACGAACATACAGTGGACACATTATCTTGGTGATTGTTTCTCTATTGTAGTAGATATTTTCATACAAATCTACTTTTGATGGTAATAACTAAAGTGCTGAGAAGTGGTGGTACATGTAATAGGTAGCAGCGCACTACATATTCAACTTAACTTTGCTTGCTGTACTGTACCAAAGAATAACCACAGAAGTGTTTCAATAATACGTCCCTTGTCTAAACTAAGGAGTAGACAATATTGTCCGTTGTGTCCAACCATAAACGTTTCAATGCGGTTTATTCTATACACACGTGTATTCACTACTGAATATTTGATTTCATCATCAACAGCTTCCATTACATTTCTACAATGAAATGATTTACGTGCCTGTCGATGTACAAACGCCACTGTTGTTAGTCTTATCTCTGTGTACGGCAGCACCAGTACGAACACACCACGAACCAATCAGATGTTGATATGTTATGACGTCATTAAGCTCCGCCCACTGTGGGACGCTTTATTTATCAGCGTGTGTGAATACAGCTTTAACAAAGAAACTAGCATTAATTTGATTCATTTGTGATGTTTTAGGTTTTAATATACAGCGTTGACtcgtaatatttttaatttgtcttaGATTAATTACGTTAAATTAATATACTTTTGCTTTATGTCACTTTACTGTACTGTGATGCATATGGTATTAAATAGCGTTTTCATACATACACATGATACTAATACACGCGACCAGCGTAAACGATAAAAGGCATTGCTCTCGTTTATTCATAACGAAACAAATATTTACcataatttcttttaaatttggaAGAATTGTTTCAAAATTGTACATAAAAATGGGAACTTATATCCTAATTGGTAACATGTATGTTCCGTTTTTACGATTGGAGGGCAATTTCTGTATAAAAAAACACTCCTATATTTATTGTGTGACATCTTCACTGCGGTTGTAACTCTGTTTCGGTAGTTTAAGTTATCAAGCAATACCCATTGTGCagtatcgcttctcggccttttggctaagatcatgtgtagtatctgttcttttcagcttaatatctgaaacgcgactcatcgagtcgcttgtatattaaactgatttttgcactTGGGctatggaataggagcttgctccgtcctAGCCACGGGTTGGCCCGGTCttgcactacctccgggattcggcccactcccttcggggatatAATACAATGTAAAGAAAGTCCAAAATAgaaagttgagtctcgtctatccggcATGCTTAGTGATTAAACTCCGTCAtgtatcacgatcttgtgcaaggtttattgcttcccgaaattgttaatgttaacgtccctaaattgcgactttatttttccaagcaaggtagtcacgggccttcctactggtttagaagtatgtctcagtgcttctcttaaagcaacctttgctggagcgtcctcctggagtttTGCTACaagaccgaaaaatctcaatcttctatgtgcgactatggatgaccaaggtgtttggttggtttcattgtagagctcatcgtttgataaccaattgttattggtccatctaatgttgagaatattacgaagtagtctcctttgaaaagtgtcaattttgcgatcaagatccttcgttgtgccccacagttcgcaattgtacaaaaaaaaactctgtaATAAAGCCTCGAAAATCCTAAGGTTTATGTTTCGGCTTATgattttgcttttgaaaatacttgaaagtgtgttgaaagcaccgttggttataccatttcttcggttaatatcttcttcggtccccaacaagcttccaacatataaGAGAGTTCAAAAGGGTAACATAAATGGTTCGGGCATTTAGTATGTCCGAGATAGTCGTAATTTTTCATCAATCGTTGATcgatatatacatttttaagtTGTTTATGTCTCATTAGTCCTATGTTTTTTATACTTTCGTAGTCCGAACGACTCCTTTCGACAACCACAGCAATCATCTATAACTAAGAGGAATGTTAGAATTAAGCACATTGGCCTATCCTCCTAGTTTTATATATCATCAGAGTTGTTTAGAGAAGTTCAGTCTAAGAACGACATATGATGCAGGGAAATAACCAACACATATTACTACTTGATGGGAaaatgcaatttattttctcataAGATGGGTCTTTCTCAAAGATGGTTGTGGCTTTCCctctttaatatataatttgaaataatCATTGACAGtgaattattggggggggggggggagaggataCTCCAAAAGATTTTACGGTAATTTCAAACACTCACAAATGTACACATTAAAGTTCTTGCTTTGAGCTTATTGTTTGCAGTTAAAAACTTGTGTGGACCTATTAATAATTACAACAGGAACCCTATTCATTCGGGGTGTTATTTCTTCGCTCTCTTTCTCCCAGTCCCGTAGCCAGAGTTCATTGCGGGTGgggtttgggggtggggtgggggattggGGTTGGATGAGGGGTCGGGGATTGGGGGTGGGTGAAATGGTTCAGACATGTTGAATATTGGCGGATGTCCGTCCTGGTGTACCGTCTATGGAAGGGGTCTTCCCTGctttgaaaaaataattaaaagaaagatTTAATGCAAAAAGATGATACTATTTCTATAGTGTGCAGTCAAAGTTTGAATTTAAAATGGAATCTCGATTAAAGTTTGAAAAACAAATGGTCCGGTAGCATGTTCTCGCCTATACCCGCCAACGGTATCTGAATTAACTGTACGCCATTTACAGCTAcgtcaaataaatataaatgtactgCACCCCAGTTGCCACGCCCTCCCCCTCTTTTGGTGTGGACATGCAACCGAGAAAAAGTACAGGTAATAATGAAATTGTCAATTGCCTTATATCTGGTGTGAAGATGTGCTGTTATATGTTAAATACTTTGAAAGAAAGTTTGAGAATTtttggtgaggggggggggggagggtgggcgaGACGGAACATTTCCCATGGCTACAGCCTGCATTCTCCTCCGTTAtacaccggggggggggggtcatgtcTGTTTATGCTTGTTAGTTCactaaaaaaaatagtaataaaactGAATTAGGTGGGCTGGGCATTACAGAAGAGGTCCATGCAAATTTGGCagtaaatgtatgtatttatcaAACCTGTAACTTTGAGTGTCTCCATCCAATCCCAGACTCACACATAATCTTAGACCAAATCCTTATTACAGTATAGTGCTCTATTTTAATCTATGAAGGAGCTGGCAATTACATATGGTGGCTTACATCTCTCCGGGCCCTAatatttccatgaaataaaTATAGGCCAGTCCACATATCATATaatcgatgatgtcatatgtgTTTCACTGTTCAAGGCACAACAACGGGCACATATAACCCCTGGTTTGGGCAATAATGATAAAAGAAACTTATGTTGACTTCGCGACGCATGCGCACGTACCGTTGCGCTGTTGCAAGTCGATGACTAGTTACGTATCCTTATATACTAAAGCGACTAGAACAGGCAGTCTTGTTTACGGACATAACGATGCTAAGCAACAACCCACGAGCGTCATCAAAACCACTGCAAGCGACGCGTCTGCGCGCATCCATCTATAAAACCGTCCTCTAATGTTGTGCATCACGTAGACCTATCTGTTATAGCGTGTTAATACTTTGcgatataaatatgtatatatactatagtcACACAGTCAAGAACGTCCAGATGCGCTCTGCGTTCAATAAATAACACGTATTGCGTTCTTACAACGCGTTCATATTTTAACAAGCGTCTACCTAGATCCTATTGCGTAACAAATAAAACCAATATAGTTTTGTTTACAGTAAACTTACCACGTACTGCACAATCACTTCATATCGATACATACAGCGATCTAGTTGTGTTTTATCTCGAAGAGCTttcaccatgctactactagcTATTAATCTAATTCTGACCTTCCTGCCCTTGCTTTACTTTCTCGTTGAAGGATTTGTCAACATCATCCGAGACTGGCTAGGTGGAGTCGGTGAGTACTTGCaacaattttcataaatttttatcGCTATGTGATGTGgacaaaatatgttaatgaaGCATGATCGATTTTTGCTGTCTCCGATATAAACAGGAAGTATTTCCCTGTGAATGTTATAACAAATTGTCAAGATCCACAgtgggagggtgtggggggggggggacggggtcTTGGTGCGGTAGGGTTGGAACCGGCATCATGGTTATAGTGTAagcaatatataaaaaaatcctAGCTGTGTCAATATTATTTTATCGCCATTTAAATTTACGGAGGGGCTATATGCCCGTGCTCGGAAACGGTGTCCCATTCGAACATTACTTGGTAGAACTGAATAAGGCTAGCATAACCTACTTGATTCCCGAATTGAGGGGCGAAGCCCGGACCCAAACCCTGTTTTAGTGGCCCATCTAATCCTTGGCCCCGGACCCATAAGTTAATTGTTGCGCAGCTGATCCCAACATTCAAATATAGTCGCCTAGTTGGTAATGGATTAACCTAGCGTTTGGATTACGTACGTGTTTTTTAGGATTAAATACCTTCTGGATTATGTACACTATTGTCATACAACATGTAGCATTGCGACACTCGCTCTGCAGGCATAatgcgtgtgacgtcattgttgtaattgtttttcttttaaagacaACGGCCCCAGGAAAACTATGGCTTGGTTGTTAGGAGAACTGAGGCGTCAGAACCGACGAGGTAAGTTAAAATAATCTAGTCAGTGAGTTATTTATCTTATTCATTttactatgtttttttttcatataaacatacatatatacatacatacatacatacatatatatatatatatatatatatatatacgtaaatCCACCGTAACTAAAGTTAGTTCTATAAAACAGAACCTGTTCACATAAACGCTTCCACAACTTTGTTTATTCAAAACTTGTAGAGAGGATTCGTGATCGGCAAAGAAGACAAATCCGTCGTCATCTGAAGAAGATCAACAAGAAGCAGACAAGAACAACATCTAAAGATCTCCATAAGACCGTGGTAATGTCACACATATATTATATTGGTCGGGGTAGACAACCCTTATAatgtcacatatatattatataggccGGATTGACACCCTGGTAATGGATAatgtcataatatataatgtCATGTAATGtcttatatatattacaggGGCGAGTAGATTTATTATTAACGTAAATTAGAGACACGAATTTTATCTATAAGAAGGttaattaccccccccccccccccccaagaaaacacgaaagtaaagaaaattttGTTATTATGGGCTGTATAAGAGAAAACTTACTCCATTGTAGTATGAGCCCTtataattaaatgaaataatacatgtaaacaaatattagtTTTGCTCACCGCCAGGAATTAAATTACTTATTTGATGCTAGCGCCCTCTCTTTAAATGTAAATTCTGAAGAATACTGacttttaaaaaacaaaagccCTGTTCTGTGTCAGGAGGACGTTTGTTTTACCCTCCTTCTCCTTAGGTTGTTCCGTTGTCGACCAGGTATCCAAAGGTGCAGATTGCCAGGTCTTATAACCCGGGCGACAGTTCTAACGACACCGTGTCCCCTAATGTTTCCTAAAATATCTTCCGAAATGAGAATACAGTGACTATTCTTTAACCCATATTTTCCCGGGCATCTTTCATATTTTCCAGTGCCCCTAATTGAGCCCGGGCCCCGAGGCTGTACCCCTTGAACCCTCTTTCACCAGGTCGATACATTTAAAAGTAATTACATGCAGTTAAAAGTTAAGTGATAACATGGATTGTCTGTTTCATCTTCAACTATTCTGTTTTCCTCTTGGACAGGACCAGACTACCGTAAGGAATGTCCTCATCTGCCTCTTTGATATTTCTCAATCAACCACTGACCTTGGAATGACCTTGACCACGTGAGTACTTTCAATTGGCATTTGCTTCCTTCATGACAATTTATATACTGTTCTGCTATATCGAACTTCCTTAAGCCATGCATTAATTAATCGggtatgttttattttgttgtatatagcgATAAACAGAAGACCGGAATGGAACTTGTTCCTTATCGACCACCGGCCAGTTTACTGAACCTTCGGGTTGATGTTACCGGTGAGTTGTCCTATTATGTTTGAATGTTGCACATGGGAGAGTACAACGTGGGGGGAGATgtgagggggagggatgggtgTTGCAAGGGGATGGAGTTTGGGGTACCGGAGAGATTGGGCGAAAGTTGTACAGAAATTCAAACATCGTTGATTTTCGCTGATATATTCACAAATTATCAGTTAtcctcaaatttgaaaaatgcttcgatttataatataataaattttAATAGATAAAATTTGCCTCGTCTGTTTGCTGTTCTGGTGTGACAAAACTCCTCAAGAtgacttaatattattttatattctttaatTCCAACATATTAACATGCGCATTTGGCAATCTATTCTGTCTTGTGTTTCCAATAGCTGCATGTGAACTTGCTCGCGTGTTTCAAACCATGCTTGCTGCCGTCCATGCATCACAAACCACCCTTCGGGGAAACATGGCGGCTTATTCACCTACGGGACTGGAAGTTGTGGTTTATAGACCTCACCCCTTCTTTCATCgattgacccttgacctcacagGTGAGGCAACAACCTCTCAAGTTTATAATAATTCCTTAATTCTGAAGTCGTCAGTTTGTAAGAGATATGTGAATAACCTAAGATGACAGATAACATGACTGATTGATTGAGCAGAACATTACaccaaaacaatgaaaaatgaGTAAATTATTGTTGTAATCAGTCCATAATGTAACTTCTATGTTTTATTTAGTTGCCTGTGACATTGCCCGGATGATCCAGTCACCATCTGCTGCCCTCATTTACGCAGATAACAGCAAACTTAAAGTCTTCAACATCCTTGATGGCAATGATTATGTTCAAACACAGGTGAGGATGAATTTGAAAATAAGTTGTTTCTTTAATGTatcaatacctgtttgctgatgaatatcggaaaacaaacttccgaagtagatACGATGTTTCTGACCAGGTAGGTTTgttggagaaaagctgtcgcattcgaaagaaagaatttattttctgttgcccttatggtgTAAACGATTACCGTTAAATCaactgcgaccgcccatgtccgaatgttcattacacaaatgtaaacaaaatagtctacatATGCAGCTCGCTCAAGATTTAACGCAGTCCTATACTCGTATCGTGCACTTCTTACAATTCCGCGGAGGAAACATCTGAAAGCACTTGTTTATTCATTGacatgacacaattttgcaagctattTCTGTAAGACCGAGAGAAAGATACAattcaagagaagggacctTAGATAGACTAGTCatgaaagtgaaagtagtcataggcctaacggtcgtaaacaaaacagagagatttgattggcgcatgatctgttgagCGTGGctttcaaattttgattgaagttcgtagaatctacggactcatTAAAAAATCTGGCTACTTTAATTCAGCTCAAActttttaacgacagataactccataaatataatgaatattgatatgaaattgcatagaacggtgtcaattttcactgagcttttagtgcagtaagctggaaaggtcgaagttgaAATCTGGCAAACAGGCACTGAGACTTTAAAAACTTTTTCATAACAACtcaatagaaagaaaaacacatatGAGAAGGTTATTAATATGCAACTGCGTATTCGTCAGTGATTACCAACTGTAGTGTGGTATTAACACAGTTGTTACACGACTCTGAGGCAGGCACGCAAACCAAGTCTCTCTCAATGTTTTACAGTTATGTTTCATGAATTTACTATTGTAAAATGAGTTCGCTTTTTTATACTTTTCGAATAAGAAACTGAATGTTTTTCCTTTATTTGTTGACAGATTGTCGCTGATGAAACAGTTATTGTGGACAGCGAGAAACAATCTTGTGATGACATCTTTCCTCTCAGAGAAAGGTAAGACAAGACACCAGCTATTTAATGGTTGCATTTTTTACTATTATACCGAAGAGCAGATATTGGGAAAATGACTCCTTCTAAAAAGGATCAAACTTGGCTAGCGCCCTCTAATTATAATAGCGACGTTAATAAGATAAATGAATTtcatttctgtattttgtgtACTTGTATAGCTGCAACCAACAGCAGACTGACGTCACTACTGGACTGGAAACTTACAATGAAAGATATGTTGAGAAAGAAGGTTCTAACGGTAAGCTCGAATAAATTTATTTTCGTATTGTTATACATCACTTAGTATAATTCATGTCAATTGCTTAGTATGTTTCCGATATTGTTGCACTCTATCTTGTAGGAAGATGCATAATGTTTTAAAGACATTAAACaggaatgacaaaaaaaaaatcatgagaAAGGAAATTTACAAGAGAATGAACTTTTTTGGAGGTATGGAACCGTCACcaacttttttgttgtttgccCAACAGCTTTCCTTTTTGACGAAGATATTGCCAAACTCCCTTACGTCGAACCAATGAGACCACAACAACTGGTCAAGT
Protein-coding regions in this window:
- the LOC139981363 gene encoding uncharacterized protein; protein product: MAWLLGELRRQNRRERIRDRQRRQIRRHLKKINKKQTRTTSKDLHKTVDQTTVRNVLICLFDISQSTTDLGMTLTTDKQKTGMELVPYRPPASLLNLRVDVTAACELARVFQTMLAAVHASQTTLRGNMAAYSPTGLEVVVYRPHPFFHRLTLDLTVACDIARMIQSPSAALIYADNSKLKVFNILDGNDYVQTQIVADETVIVDSEKQSCDDIFPLRESCNQQQTDVTTGLETYNERYVEKEGSNAFLFDEDIAKLPYVEPMRPQQLVKWEELSDVTDHGLDLDQDLTTVRNVLICLFDIFQSTTDLGMTLTTDKQKTGMELVPYRPPASLLNLRVDVTAACELARVFQTMPAAVHASQTTRREHVTEYSPTGLEVVVYRPRHFFHRLTLDLTVACDIARMFQSPSAALSFVDNSKPRVLNIHAELLDGNDDVQTQIVADETVIVDSEKQSCDDIFPLRER